A window from Marinagarivorans cellulosilyticus encodes these proteins:
- a CDS encoding TonB family protein, translating into MTLTEWINTRQASAACYLLCLLTLLTSPYSMALASSQLNGIGTYNHMGKNYYLVAYYTSHSCESTPQCEQATTPARFTLKITTPRWTAHSYSLVWQRELASNNEDTLDKANMKALLAFTRIAETQLTRGDTIDLAYDGSDTTIAVNKVFAVRAPSKTLFNYIGRVWLGPVPPSREFKQNMLAGHQGSHDQAVLDSFNALKPTAARMSLLDTWHSKKAKPAAVPKKNKPAPTTTKSSAPIPPVTPAIATSTAPKQKTSTRETNISKTSTSKTNTSEAKALKTIPPKIKAPNTKAPAPIAREQQLAALEWHIHNTLYQQVEYPAWAKQLDQQGSVSVTFTLNSQLALISIDSIEPAHAGLLGEAVANALQRSQAFSFPPGIDISIEEITTTYQHDFSLSQATPAPTKPSGISDATFEKLLTGTNNSTLAPINIDTNALRAHIRQYVDYPYWAKSLRLKGTVKALITLNAQGQLEDVTIMEGSRHAGFNKAIEDAVKKAAPYPVPTQHPDSDSLISFDYQHVFTP; encoded by the coding sequence CTGTGTTTACTGACCCTTCTCACAAGCCCATACAGTATGGCGCTTGCAAGCAGTCAGCTTAATGGTATTGGCACATACAACCATATGGGTAAAAATTATTACCTTGTTGCCTATTACACCTCTCACAGCTGCGAATCGACACCTCAGTGTGAGCAAGCTACAACTCCCGCTCGGTTTACGCTCAAAATAACCACCCCGCGCTGGACGGCACATAGCTATAGCTTGGTATGGCAACGCGAGCTTGCCAGCAATAATGAAGACACTCTCGATAAAGCCAACATGAAGGCCCTGCTCGCCTTTACCCGCATTGCCGAAACACAACTAACACGCGGCGATACGATCGATTTAGCCTACGACGGCAGCGATACCACTATTGCGGTGAATAAAGTCTTTGCGGTTCGCGCGCCCAGCAAAACTTTATTTAACTACATAGGCCGGGTTTGGCTAGGCCCTGTGCCGCCATCGCGCGAATTTAAGCAAAATATGCTCGCAGGCCATCAAGGCTCACACGATCAAGCGGTGCTGGATAGTTTCAATGCCTTAAAGCCAACAGCTGCTCGAATGAGCCTGCTAGACACCTGGCATTCAAAAAAAGCCAAACCTGCCGCAGTACCTAAAAAAAATAAACCTGCACCTACAACAACAAAAAGCAGTGCCCCCATACCGCCGGTAACACCCGCGATAGCGACAAGCACAGCGCCAAAACAAAAAACATCCACGCGTGAAACTAATATCTCAAAAACGAGTACATCAAAAACTAACACCTCAGAAGCCAAAGCCCTTAAAACCATACCCCCTAAAATCAAAGCCCCTAATACTAAAGCCCCTGCACCCATTGCGCGCGAGCAACAATTGGCAGCATTGGAGTGGCATATTCACAATACGCTATACCAACAGGTGGAATACCCAGCTTGGGCAAAGCAATTAGATCAACAAGGAAGTGTGAGTGTCACCTTCACCCTGAACAGCCAACTGGCATTAATCAGCATTGATAGTATTGAGCCTGCACATGCAGGTTTACTGGGCGAAGCGGTTGCAAATGCCTTGCAGCGCAGCCAAGCTTTTAGTTTTCCGCCGGGCATTGATATAAGTATTGAAGAAATCACCACCACTTATCAGCACGACTTTTCACTTAGCCAGGCCACACCCGCGCCCACTAAGCCTAGCGGTATCAGCGATGCCACTTTCGAAAAACTTTTAACTGGCACGAACAACAGCACCCTAGCGCCGATAAATATCGATACCAACGCTTTGCGTGCACACATACGCCAATATGTGGACTACCCCTACTGGGCAAAAAGTTTACGCCTAAAAGGCACTGTAAAAGCATTGATCACTTTAAACGCACAAGGACAACTAGAAGACGTCACCATCATGGAAGGCTCCCGCCACGCGGGTTTTAATAAAGCGATTGAAGACGCCGTGAAAAAAGCAGCGCCCTATCCCGTTCCAACACAACATCCTGATAGCGATAGTTTAATCAGTTTCGATTATCAACACGTTTTTACCCCTTAA